A DNA window from Bdellovibrio sp. BCCA contains the following coding sequences:
- a CDS encoding YjgN family protein, with protein MGDGGDMALLMLKNLFFTIITLGIYRPWAKTNMRRYIWENIKFMGDGGTYVGTGKELFRGWMKLFGLIVVLVVVSKALETLLPVLKIPLAIIVPFFYVFVFAIATYSGLRYRLSRTLWRQIRFGVDKDEASIKEFIRLYLKGILFSILTLGFYYSIFRNKVRTYLTNRSRLGSAYFKYDGTDDDYFKLYCKGLFLSIITLGIYSPWFMANLIKFRLKHTSFQNARFEFTMAGKEVFIYGLVAYFGAIFSFGLAVPWIFSWGLRKITENIYVEGALDLSSIQQRASDGSAMADDIVAEYDLDLGF; from the coding sequence ATGGGTGACGGAGGCGACATGGCCTTGCTCATGTTGAAGAATCTTTTCTTCACGATCATTACTCTCGGAATTTATCGTCCATGGGCTAAAACAAATATGCGTCGTTATATTTGGGAGAATATAAAATTCATGGGCGACGGCGGCACCTATGTCGGCACGGGCAAAGAACTTTTTCGTGGATGGATGAAGCTCTTTGGTTTGATTGTTGTTCTGGTTGTCGTTTCAAAAGCACTGGAAACTTTGCTGCCAGTTTTAAAAATTCCGCTGGCTATCATCGTTCCGTTTTTCTATGTCTTTGTTTTTGCCATTGCGACGTATTCGGGGCTTCGCTACCGCCTTTCACGCACGCTGTGGAGACAAATTCGCTTCGGTGTTGATAAAGATGAGGCCTCAATAAAAGAGTTCATCAGACTTTATCTTAAAGGCATTTTGTTTTCGATTCTTACACTTGGATTTTATTATTCTATTTTCCGCAATAAAGTTCGAACTTATTTGACCAATAGATCTCGTTTGGGATCGGCGTATTTTAAATATGATGGAACTGATGACGATTACTTTAAGCTTTATTGTAAAGGTCTTTTCCTCTCTATTATTACACTGGGAATTTATTCGCCGTGGTTTATGGCAAACCTCATCAAGTTTCGTTTAAAACACACGAGCTTCCAGAATGCGCGCTTTGAATTCACGATGGCCGGCAAAGAGGTTTTCATCTATGGACTTGTTGCCTACTTTGGCGCGATCTTTTCTTTTGGTTTGGCCGTGCCTTGGATCTTTTCTTGGGGATTGCGTAAAATCACGGAAAATATTTATGTCGAAGGGGCGTTAGACTTGAGCTCCATCCAACAACGCGCCAGCGACGGAAGTGCAATGGCGGACGATATCGTAGCGGAGTACGATTTGGATTTAGGTTTCTAA
- the pyrE gene encoding orotate phosphoribosyltransferase — protein sequence MTKQELAKKIYDIAHLTGEFKLRSGQISNEYFDKYRFEAQPALLREIAKHMAPLIPTGTEVLAGLEMGGIPIATALSLETGIPCVFVRKEAKEYGTCKFAEGLEIKDKKVCVIEDVVTTGGQVVLSTADLRSIGAQISHVLCVIHRGPVFPEPKLVEVGLELTPLFKKSDF from the coding sequence ATGACAAAGCAAGAATTAGCGAAAAAAATCTACGACATCGCTCACTTGACGGGCGAATTCAAATTGCGCTCAGGCCAAATCTCGAACGAGTATTTCGACAAATATCGTTTTGAAGCGCAACCTGCTTTGCTTCGTGAAATCGCAAAACACATGGCTCCTCTTATTCCTACGGGTACTGAGGTATTAGCAGGTCTTGAAATGGGCGGTATTCCTATCGCAACAGCTCTGTCACTAGAAACAGGAATCCCTTGCGTATTCGTGCGCAAAGAAGCCAAAGAGTACGGCACTTGCAAATTTGCTGAAGGCTTAGAAATCAAAGACAAAAAAGTTTGCGTGATCGAAGACGTTGTGACAACAGGCGGACAGGTCGTACTTTCAACAGCCGATCTTCGCTCGATTGGTGCACAGATCAGCCACGTTCTTTGCGTGATTCATCGTGGTCCCGTTTTCCCAGAGCCAAAACTTGTTGAAGTCGGTTTGGAACTCACGCCTCTATTTAAAAAATCAGATTTCTAA
- a CDS encoding dienelactone hydrolase family protein encodes MKIVVALMAALGLQWFVMCSNSNAAVKTEPVEYKDGKTTLEGFLAYDDTVTSPRPAVVIVHQWMGLTDHEKNSAQRLAQQGYVAFALDIYGKGVRPGSPQEAGKLATQYKSDIKSFRQREKAALDFISKNKKVDPKRIVIIGYCFGGTGALEAARAGFPVIGAVSFHGGLSTPNPQETKSVKPKLLVMHGAIDPNVPLTEVEGFMKEMNDAKADYQFIAYSGAVHAFTQKEAGNDPSKGVAYNEAADRRSWQAFMDFLHEVVPVSK; translated from the coding sequence ATGAAGATCGTGGTCGCTCTTATGGCAGCGTTGGGGCTGCAATGGTTTGTGATGTGCTCAAATAGTAATGCCGCCGTCAAAACAGAACCCGTCGAGTACAAAGATGGAAAAACAACTTTGGAAGGCTTCTTGGCTTACGACGACACAGTGACATCTCCTCGTCCCGCAGTCGTGATTGTGCATCAGTGGATGGGACTGACAGATCACGAAAAAAACAGTGCACAACGTTTGGCTCAGCAAGGTTATGTGGCTTTTGCTTTAGACATTTACGGTAAAGGTGTTCGTCCGGGATCACCACAAGAAGCCGGCAAACTTGCGACTCAATACAAAAGCGATATTAAATCTTTTAGACAAAGAGAAAAAGCCGCTCTTGATTTTATCTCAAAAAATAAAAAAGTAGATCCGAAACGTATCGTGATTATAGGTTATTGTTTTGGTGGAACCGGAGCTTTGGAAGCCGCTCGTGCTGGATTTCCTGTCATAGGAGCTGTGAGCTTTCACGGAGGGCTTTCCACTCCGAACCCTCAGGAAACTAAGAGCGTAAAACCTAAGTTGCTAGTCATGCATGGTGCGATTGATCCGAATGTTCCTCTGACTGAGGTTGAAGGCTTTATGAAAGAGATGAATGATGCTAAGGCAGACTATCAGTTCATTGCTTATTCAGGTGCCGTGCACGCATTCACGCAAAAAGAAGCGGGCAATGATCCATCAAAGGGAGTTGCATACAATGAGGCGGCGGACCGTCGCTCTTGGCAAGCCTTTATGGATTTCCTCCATGAGGTCGTTCCTGTGTCTAAATAG
- a CDS encoding PQQ-dependent sugar dehydrogenase, protein MFFKVLLFVGSLLFISSGFAAKLPLEKLKMPVGFKVSVWATVPGARSLAQAPDGRIFVGTRSGDKVYVVQNGKAQVLAQGLDTPNGVAYKDGKLYVAEISRILEFDVSKQTALPMKPSRILEQKFPSDTHHGWKFIRFGPDGLLYVPVGANCNICDPGKEYARIYKIDVNGNSKEEIAQGIRNTVGFDFHPTTKELWFTDNGRDWLGDDRPPDELNRLTKIGENFGFPGCHGKDILDPEFGKGKSCRNFTPPVAELRAHVAALGMRFYTGNMFPAEYKNSIILAEHGSWNRSTAQGYRLTFVKLNGSQVEKVDGFVEGWLQGDSAWGRPVDVEVLSDGSMLVSDDKAGVIYRVTYQGK, encoded by the coding sequence ATGTTTTTCAAAGTTCTTTTATTCGTAGGTTCGTTGCTTTTTATATCGTCGGGCTTTGCTGCCAAACTTCCTCTTGAAAAACTAAAAATGCCTGTAGGATTTAAAGTCTCCGTATGGGCCACCGTGCCTGGAGCACGCTCTTTGGCGCAAGCGCCTGATGGCCGTATTTTTGTTGGCACTCGCAGTGGAGACAAAGTCTATGTTGTGCAAAATGGAAAGGCACAAGTTTTAGCGCAAGGCCTCGATACTCCCAATGGCGTGGCCTACAAAGATGGAAAACTTTATGTCGCTGAGATCAGCCGCATTCTTGAATTTGACGTCAGCAAACAGACGGCATTGCCAATGAAGCCTTCGCGTATTTTAGAACAAAAATTTCCTTCCGATACTCATCATGGTTGGAAGTTCATTCGTTTTGGTCCCGATGGTTTGCTGTATGTTCCGGTCGGAGCAAACTGCAACATTTGCGATCCAGGAAAAGAATATGCGCGCATTTACAAAATTGATGTGAATGGAAATTCAAAAGAAGAAATCGCTCAAGGAATTCGCAACACCGTGGGGTTTGATTTTCACCCGACGACGAAAGAACTTTGGTTCACCGACAACGGACGTGATTGGCTCGGAGACGACCGCCCGCCTGACGAGTTGAACCGTTTAACAAAAATCGGGGAGAATTTTGGTTTCCCTGGTTGTCACGGCAAAGACATCTTAGATCCTGAGTTTGGCAAAGGAAAATCGTGCAGGAACTTTACTCCGCCTGTTGCGGAATTGCGCGCGCATGTCGCCGCTTTGGGAATGCGTTTTTATACAGGGAACATGTTTCCGGCGGAATATAAAAACAGTATTATTCTTGCGGAGCACGGGTCTTGGAATCGCTCCACAGCTCAAGGCTACCGTTTGACCTTTGTGAAATTAAACGGTTCCCAGGTGGAAAAAGTAGATGGATTCGTCGAAGGTTGGCTGCAAGGGGATTCGGCGTGGGGACGCCCTGTGGACGTGGAGGTTCTGAGTGATGGTTCCATGCTTGTCTCTGACGACAAGGCCGGCGTTATTTACCGAGTGACGTATCAGGGGAAATAA
- the cutA gene encoding divalent-cation tolerance protein CutA → MILFYIPCPDKTSAEKIAQTLLEEKIIGCANIIPGMESMYWWEGKIETSSEYILILKTLKTPDAQERITKRVQELHPYDVPCVMTLPVLGINDSYKKWLEESLK, encoded by the coding sequence ATGATCTTGTTTTATATTCCTTGCCCCGACAAAACTTCGGCTGAAAAAATCGCGCAGACTTTATTGGAAGAGAAAATTATTGGCTGCGCGAATATCATTCCGGGAATGGAGTCGATGTATTGGTGGGAAGGAAAAATAGAGACAAGCTCTGAATATATCCTAATCCTCAAGACATTGAAAACCCCTGACGCGCAGGAAAGAATCACAAAAAGAGTGCAAGAGCTGCATCCCTACGACGTTCCGTGCGTTATGACTCTCCCCGTCCTAGGAATCAATGACTCCTATAAGAAGTGGCTTGAAGAAAGCCTGAAATAA
- the fusA gene encoding elongation factor G → MSKKWNIDMVRNIGISAHIDSGKTTTSERILFYGGRIHAIHEVRGKDGVGATMDSMDLEREKGITIQSAATQVHWKDYTINLIDTPGHVDFTVEVERSLRVLDGAVLLLCGVAGVQSQSITVDRQMKRYNVPRLAFVNKLDRQGANPYRVTDALIEKLRLNAVMIQIPIGLEDQHRGHVDLTDMKSYINEGESGENVVVGEIPPDLVETAKKYRQIMIGKLADIDSAIEEKFLMEEEPTTEEIRAAIRKGTIGLKLVPVLCGSAFKNKGVQRLMDAVTYYLPSPAEKKEQALDLDKNEEKFDLFPDNNKPLVSLAFKLQETPFGQLTYMRIYQGKMAKGDFIVNQVNKKSVKIPRLVRMHSDKMEDIDTAYAGDIVALFGIDCASGDTFCDENIHASMQSMHVPDAVISLAVAPKDKTAANNFSKALQKFRKEDPTFRVHRDEESNETIISGMGELHLEIYVERMKREFNCEVIVGQPQVAYRETISQEAAFDYTHKKQTGGSGQYAKIVGKIVPLPPQEDGSVFKFDNKVVGGRIPKEFIPAVEEGFKEQTVKGPLIGFPIVGVEVVLEDGAYHDVDSSYMAFKIAGMAALREVYAAAKPTVLEPIMKLETTVPDEYQGSAVGQINQRRGTIVGTTAFEGNCVIEAEVPLTEMFGYSTDLRSGTKGKGEFSMEFAKYAPVPRNIQEELAKKYQAKRAAEQK, encoded by the coding sequence ATGTCCAAAAAATGGAATATTGATATGGTCAGAAATATCGGTATCTCGGCTCACATCGACTCGGGAAAAACGACGACTTCTGAGCGTATTTTGTTCTATGGAGGCCGTATCCACGCTATCCACGAAGTTCGTGGTAAAGACGGCGTCGGTGCAACAATGGACTCCATGGATCTAGAGAGAGAAAAAGGTATCACTATCCAGTCTGCGGCGACGCAAGTTCACTGGAAAGACTACACAATCAATTTGATCGACACTCCGGGGCACGTGGACTTCACAGTTGAAGTTGAACGTTCTCTTCGCGTTCTTGACGGTGCCGTTCTTCTTCTTTGTGGTGTTGCCGGCGTTCAATCTCAATCCATCACTGTTGACCGTCAAATGAAACGTTACAACGTTCCTCGTTTGGCTTTCGTTAATAAGTTGGATCGCCAAGGTGCGAACCCATACCGTGTTACTGACGCTTTGATCGAAAAATTGCGCTTGAACGCTGTGATGATCCAAATCCCAATCGGTTTGGAAGATCAACACAGAGGTCACGTTGATTTGACTGATATGAAGTCTTACATCAATGAAGGTGAAAGCGGAGAAAACGTTGTTGTTGGCGAGATCCCACCGGATCTAGTTGAAACAGCGAAAAAATACCGTCAGATCATGATCGGTAAATTGGCTGATATCGACTCTGCTATCGAAGAGAAATTCTTGATGGAAGAAGAGCCGACAACTGAAGAGATTCGCGCTGCTATCCGTAAAGGAACTATCGGCTTGAAACTTGTTCCGGTTCTTTGCGGTTCTGCTTTCAAAAATAAAGGTGTTCAACGTTTGATGGACGCGGTTACTTACTACCTTCCGTCTCCTGCTGAGAAAAAAGAGCAAGCTCTTGATCTTGACAAGAACGAAGAGAAGTTTGACCTCTTCCCAGACAACAACAAACCGTTGGTTTCTTTGGCGTTCAAACTTCAAGAGACTCCATTTGGTCAGTTGACTTACATGCGTATCTACCAAGGTAAGATGGCTAAAGGTGATTTCATCGTGAACCAAGTGAACAAGAAATCTGTTAAGATTCCTCGTTTGGTTCGTATGCACTCTGATAAGATGGAAGACATCGATACAGCTTACGCTGGTGACATCGTTGCGTTGTTCGGTATCGACTGTGCATCTGGTGATACTTTCTGTGACGAGAACATCCACGCATCTATGCAATCTATGCACGTTCCAGACGCGGTTATCTCTTTGGCAGTTGCTCCTAAGGACAAAACTGCTGCGAATAACTTCTCTAAAGCGTTGCAAAAGTTCCGTAAGGAAGACCCTACATTCCGCGTACACCGTGACGAGGAATCAAATGAGACTATCATCTCTGGTATGGGTGAGTTGCACTTGGAAATCTACGTTGAGCGCATGAAGCGTGAGTTCAACTGTGAAGTGATCGTAGGTCAACCTCAGGTTGCTTACCGTGAGACGATCTCTCAAGAAGCTGCATTCGATTACACTCATAAAAAACAAACGGGTGGTTCGGGTCAGTACGCGAAGATTGTTGGTAAAATCGTTCCATTGCCTCCGCAAGAAGACGGTTCTGTATTTAAATTCGACAACAAAGTTGTGGGTGGTCGTATTCCAAAAGAATTCATCCCAGCTGTTGAAGAAGGTTTCAAAGAACAAACTGTTAAAGGTCCACTCATTGGTTTCCCAATTGTTGGCGTTGAAGTTGTTCTTGAAGACGGTGCTTACCATGACGTCGACTCTTCATACATGGCGTTTAAAATCGCTGGTATGGCGGCTCTTCGTGAAGTGTACGCTGCTGCGAAACCAACAGTTCTTGAGCCTATCATGAAGCTTGAGACAACTGTTCCAGACGAATACCAAGGTTCAGCGGTTGGTCAAATCAACCAACGCCGTGGTACTATCGTAGGAACTACTGCTTTCGAAGGTAACTGCGTTATCGAAGCGGAAGTACCATTGACTGAAATGTTCGGTTACTCAACTGATCTTCGTTCTGGTACTAAAGGTAAAGGTGAGTTCTCTATGGAATTCGCGAAGTACGCTCCTGTACCTCGTAACATCCAAGAAGAACTTGCGAAGAAATACCAAGCAAAGCGCGCAGCTGAGCAGAAGTAG
- a CDS encoding M48 family metallopeptidase has translation MTSYRAKYFDGTKPESHLVEVSIKNAVLEIIKEGEILDHWPLKLIYRDSTHLSIVMLACQGEDDARLEILDKNFLKELQGKTSVPKKGPLNVGTKEVLFWIAGIVAAVSLLFMSVKPVTKFLAKKVSHETERKLLSSAISFAKPDYCTLNLEESFALEKLLSRIYPQSAEDKNLGIQIHIVKNPIENAFALPGAEIWIYNGLLQKAQSPEEIAGVLAHEIEHVKQRHVLETIVRGTLLTSFLSLAAGDASGALLVDPQTAANLLSLNYDRDMEASADEGARTRLKAANVSTQGIINFFERNQKKGIEIPKFLSTHPLNEDRIQKFKEDIKSEKSEPLLTKQEWAALQSSCK, from the coding sequence ATGACTTCTTATCGCGCAAAGTATTTTGATGGCACAAAGCCGGAGTCTCACCTTGTTGAAGTGAGTATCAAGAACGCCGTTCTTGAAATCATCAAAGAGGGAGAGATTCTGGATCACTGGCCGTTGAAATTAATTTACCGCGATAGCACGCATCTTTCGATAGTGATGTTGGCTTGTCAGGGAGAAGACGATGCGAGATTAGAAATTCTAGACAAGAATTTCTTAAAAGAGCTTCAAGGAAAAACATCCGTTCCAAAAAAAGGTCCGCTTAACGTTGGCACAAAAGAAGTTCTATTCTGGATCGCAGGCATTGTCGCAGCTGTTTCGCTTTTATTCATGAGCGTAAAGCCAGTCACAAAATTTTTAGCAAAAAAAGTAAGTCACGAAACCGAAAGAAAGCTACTGTCGTCGGCGATCAGTTTCGCTAAGCCCGATTACTGCACTCTAAACCTTGAGGAAAGTTTTGCTTTAGAAAAACTTCTTTCCAGAATTTATCCACAATCAGCGGAAGATAAAAATCTCGGCATACAAATTCACATAGTGAAGAATCCGATAGAAAATGCTTTCGCTCTGCCAGGCGCTGAAATCTGGATTTACAATGGCTTGTTGCAAAAAGCACAATCTCCAGAAGAAATCGCCGGCGTTCTAGCACATGAAATAGAACACGTAAAACAACGCCACGTCTTAGAGACCATCGTAAGAGGAACACTCTTAACATCATTCTTAAGCCTCGCTGCAGGCGACGCCTCAGGAGCCCTGTTGGTAGACCCACAAACGGCAGCAAACTTATTATCGCTCAACTATGACAGAGACATGGAAGCAAGCGCCGACGAAGGCGCAAGAACACGTTTAAAAGCCGCCAACGTTTCCACCCAAGGAATCATCAACTTCTTCGAAAGAAATCAAAAGAAGGGGATAGAGATTCCAAAATTCCTATCAACACATCCCCTCAACGAAGACCGAATTCAAAAGTTCAAAGAGGACATCAAATCCGAAAAATCAGAACCACTTTTAACAAAACAAGAATGGGCTGCACTGCAATCGTCTTGTAAATAG
- a CDS encoding hemolysin family protein: MTLIIVLFFSTIGISFLCSMLEAVLLTSTSAYIGVLVKENRRSAKLLEHLKENIDRPISAILTLNTVSHTLGSAAIAYQIQIHYGQEAVTAASFVLTFLILVVSEIIPKSIGASHWKMLLPFSAYTIQLMIIMLYPLVIMSEWLGKLFSKSSEDPEVTREEILMTAEIGVEEGTLKGKESNIIKNLLMLDKIYVSDIMTPRSVFFALDKELTVEDVFMKYKPLRFSRIPVYSGSLDNIIGMTYRYKIHEALSNDQHDKPVGDLVTPISSIPERMTVSQVLDFFIKEKEHIALAVDEYGIVAGLVSLEDAVETLLGVEIVDELDNVEDMRKFALEQWQLRKQKLRKS, translated from the coding sequence ATGACTTTGATCATCGTTTTATTCTTTTCCACAATTGGAATTTCATTTTTATGTTCGATGCTTGAGGCGGTTCTGCTCACATCGACTTCGGCTTACATCGGAGTCCTTGTCAAAGAGAACCGACGAAGCGCCAAGCTTCTGGAACATCTTAAGGAAAACATCGACCGCCCTATTTCTGCTATCCTGACACTTAATACCGTCTCTCACACCCTTGGCTCCGCAGCGATTGCTTATCAAATTCAAATTCACTATGGACAAGAAGCTGTTACCGCAGCGTCTTTCGTTCTGACATTTTTGATCTTGGTAGTTTCAGAAATCATTCCTAAATCCATCGGAGCTTCTCACTGGAAAATGCTTTTGCCGTTTTCTGCCTACACCATTCAATTGATGATCATCATGCTTTATCCGCTGGTGATTATGTCAGAGTGGTTAGGTAAGTTGTTTTCTAAAAGCTCTGAAGATCCCGAAGTCACCCGCGAAGAAATTCTGATGACGGCAGAGATCGGTGTCGAAGAAGGAACTTTGAAAGGCAAAGAGTCCAACATCATCAAAAATCTTTTGATGCTCGATAAGATCTACGTTTCAGATATCATGACTCCGCGTTCGGTTTTCTTTGCTTTGGATAAAGAGCTGACAGTGGAAGATGTATTCATGAAGTACAAACCACTGCGTTTTTCGCGCATTCCGGTTTATTCAGGAAGTCTCGATAACATTATCGGTATGACTTATCGTTATAAAATTCACGAAGCTCTTTCTAACGACCAACATGACAAACCGGTTGGCGACCTTGTGACTCCGATTTCAAGTATTCCAGAGCGCATGACGGTGTCTCAGGTTCTCGATTTCTTTATCAAAGAAAAAGAGCACATCGCTTTGGCCGTTGATGAATACGGAATCGTGGCTGGTCTTGTGAGCTTAGAAGATGCTGTCGAAACACTTTTGGGTGTTGAAATCGTTGATGAGCTGGACAACGTCGAAGACATGAGAAAATTTGCGCTTGAACAATGGCAATTGCGCAAACAAAAACTCCGCAAGAGTTAA
- a CDS encoding DUF883 family protein: MDRSELIAEIKKQLQEELKQYKSSLADKIPDEQKKQAKEMKDTATAFVKENPWASVGMAILAGFVIARMIYRKKED; the protein is encoded by the coding sequence ATGGATCGCAGCGAGTTGATTGCAGAAATCAAGAAACAGCTTCAGGAAGAGTTGAAGCAATACAAGTCTTCCCTTGCCGATAAAATTCCTGATGAACAAAAGAAACAAGCTAAAGAGATGAAAGACACCGCAACGGCCTTCGTCAAAGAAAATCCGTGGGCGTCTGTCGGCATGGCTATTCTTGCCGGCTTTGTCATCGCGCGCATGATTTATAGAAAGAAGGAGGACTAA
- a CDS encoding LysR family transcriptional regulator yields MDIDVLKYFKTIARTGNMSRAAQELHVSQPTLTVAIKKLEDMLGVTLFERSKKGVTLTPSGLQIYQYSDQMIELWEEMLREAGSLDQTVKGTIRLGVHPSVARYTLPVFLPALLKEHPLLNIQLMHDLSRNILQMVRDSLIDVGLVMNPEKHPDLIIKEVCEDEVTVWKKKGSVISDTLIFDSNLFQAQTILERLQKKGIRYSRKISSSNLEVIASLLQAGAGHAILPKRVILANTASIEEAHEQIASFKDSLCLVYRPSLKRSATGKAFIEAVAKSKF; encoded by the coding sequence ATGGATATTGATGTCTTAAAATATTTTAAAACCATTGCCCGAACCGGAAACATGAGTCGTGCTGCTCAAGAGCTTCACGTCAGTCAGCCGACTCTGACCGTGGCTATTAAAAAACTAGAAGATATGTTGGGTGTAACTCTTTTTGAAAGATCAAAAAAAGGCGTGACCTTAACTCCATCAGGTCTTCAGATTTATCAATATTCAGATCAGATGATTGAGCTTTGGGAAGAGATGTTGCGTGAAGCGGGATCCTTAGACCAAACCGTCAAAGGAACGATTCGCTTGGGAGTGCACCCTTCCGTTGCCAGATATACACTTCCCGTTTTTCTTCCGGCTCTTTTGAAAGAGCATCCATTACTGAACATTCAATTGATGCACGATTTGTCTCGCAATATTTTGCAAATGGTTCGTGATAGCTTGATCGATGTTGGCCTAGTAATGAATCCCGAAAAACATCCTGATTTAATTATTAAGGAAGTCTGTGAAGACGAGGTCACCGTATGGAAGAAGAAAGGTTCTGTCATCAGCGACACTTTGATTTTTGATTCAAATCTTTTTCAAGCTCAGACAATCTTGGAACGTCTGCAAAAAAAAGGAATTCGCTACTCGCGCAAAATTTCTTCTTCCAATCTCGAAGTTATCGCGAGTCTCTTGCAAGCCGGAGCTGGTCACGCCATTCTTCCAAAACGCGTTATCCTTGCAAACACAGCTTCTATCGAAGAAGCCCACGAACAAATTGCGAGCTTTAAAGATTCATTGTGCTTAGTTTATCGCCCCAGCCTCAAACGCTCCGCCACTGGCAAAGCATTTATTGAAGCCGTAGCGAAATCCAAGTTCTAA
- a CDS encoding RecQ family ATP-dependent DNA helicase has product MTDLHELLTTNFNFTSFRGEQEAILRKVWANENLLALMPTGMGKSLCFQFPAKIREGLVVVISPLIALMQDQVFKAQDLGIPATFLSSTLSRDERLSRQARIAAGDYKLLYVTPERFRKTEFLEAIKGRKIQLLAVDEAHCISQWGHDFRPDYSRVGEFRALLGNPPTLALTATATPEVQKDILAKLFMPEAEIISAGIERPNLALNVHDIYGIDEKIRAIVGLRHQHDGAAIVYCSLIQTLKKISSSLNRLGIDHLIYHGDLPPPDRKRNQKRFITEASPLMIATPAFGLGIDKNNVRVLVHAETPSSLESYFQEVGRAGRDGKESFCHLLYDQDDVTIQMEFLKWSHPEPEFIRKIYQLIDEKRMQVDQGGFDFLREQMNFKNRRDFRSEAAVSILERWGCLEKSEDPFPYVCVHAPTDEQFATENGAEILKAQNTKLLKMVQWATQDSECRLNKIYHYFGHEHETPCGKCDVCVARNGE; this is encoded by the coding sequence ATGACGGACCTCCACGAACTGCTGACCACGAATTTTAATTTTACCTCGTTTCGAGGAGAGCAAGAAGCCATTTTGCGCAAAGTTTGGGCAAATGAAAATCTCCTCGCATTAATGCCGACTGGAATGGGAAAAAGCCTCTGCTTTCAGTTTCCGGCCAAGATTCGCGAGGGATTGGTCGTGGTTATTTCGCCTCTAATCGCACTCATGCAAGATCAGGTTTTTAAGGCCCAAGACCTGGGGATTCCCGCTACATTTCTTAGTTCAACATTGAGTCGGGATGAGCGTTTGTCAAGGCAGGCTCGGATTGCCGCCGGAGACTATAAACTGCTTTATGTGACGCCCGAGCGTTTTCGCAAAACTGAATTCTTAGAGGCGATCAAAGGCCGAAAGATCCAGCTTTTGGCTGTCGATGAAGCTCACTGTATTTCGCAATGGGGGCATGACTTCCGCCCGGATTATTCGCGTGTGGGGGAGTTCCGTGCGCTCTTAGGAAACCCGCCGACATTGGCTTTGACGGCGACCGCGACACCGGAAGTGCAAAAAGATATTCTCGCAAAATTGTTTATGCCAGAGGCAGAGATTATTTCTGCAGGCATCGAGCGCCCGAATCTCGCTTTGAATGTTCATGATATCTACGGCATCGATGAAAAAATTCGCGCGATCGTGGGACTTCGTCATCAGCACGATGGAGCAGCGATTGTTTATTGCTCTCTTATTCAAACGCTAAAAAAAATCTCCTCATCATTAAATCGCTTGGGCATTGATCACTTGATTTATCATGGAGACCTTCCTCCGCCGGATCGCAAGCGCAATCAAAAAAGATTTATCACGGAAGCCTCGCCGCTGATGATTGCCACTCCGGCGTTTGGTTTGGGAATTGACAAAAACAACGTGCGAGTTTTGGTTCATGCAGAAACACCGAGTTCTTTGGAATCTTACTTCCAGGAAGTCGGACGCGCGGGGAGAGATGGCAAAGAGTCCTTTTGTCATTTGCTCTACGATCAGGATGATGTCACGATTCAGATGGAGTTTTTAAAGTGGTCGCATCCGGAACCTGAGTTCATTCGTAAAATCTATCAATTGATTGATGAAAAACGCATGCAAGTCGATCAGGGCGGTTTTGATTTCTTGCGCGAGCAAATGAACTTCAAAAATCGCCGAGATTTCCGTTCGGAAGCGGCGGTGAGTATTCTGGAGCGTTGGGGATGTCTGGAAAAATCCGAGGATCCGTTTCCTTACGTTTGTGTGCATGCGCCAACAGATGAACAATTCGCGACGGAAAATGGAGCGGAGATTTTAAAAGCTCAGAATACAAAACTGCTCAAGATGGTTCAGTGGGCGACGCAAGATTCGGAATGCCGCTTGAACAAAATTTATCACTACTTCGGACATGAGCACGAAACTCCTTGCGGAAAGTGCGATGTCTGTGTGGCAAGAAACGGAGAATAG